The stretch of DNA CTTAGACTTCCAATTTCTGATAGAGCTACACTACGCCGCATTTACTGTCCAGCATTTGGTACTACATTGACAAGTAGCGAACATCTTCAACTAACGAAACAACAGTTCGAGTATTTCATAGATAGACCTGAAGAGTTTTGTAATCATCATCTTAAAAACAAAAAGATGCCTGAAGAACAACTTGGCTTTTTAACTGAAGATATAGATCGGCAAGATGATACCGAATCAGAGACTACATCTCCACTGCAAGATTACACTCCGCAAGAGAGAGACCAAATAGAGCTTGTGCCACGAGAGACAACCCAACTCACTAATGCCATGAATACATTACCAGAGATAAAAAAACTGCATGATGTAGTGAAGTCTGGGGATAAATTTGACCTATATATTGGCGCAATGGGTTTTGAGGACCGAACTACAAGCGCCGCAGCAAGTTTGGTTGATAATGGTAATCAAATTTCGAATGCTGTAATATTTGAGTTCGATACTTATTACAAAGCAAATGAAAGAAACCGTGAGAGATACGATCAGTTTATTCTTGCATTAACTTGCATGAAACCATATCGACCCTTAAATGCCCCAATAGCTGCTCCCGACCCGCTTTTTTCTGAGCGTTTTACAAGTCTTCTCGATACTATCAGTAAAGGAGGCCCAGTAAAAATTATCTTTGATATTACTAGTTGTCCATCACTGATTCTTTCGGCCGCCCTTAGGATACTGCTTGACTACCGGTGCGATCTGACACTTCTTTACTCTGAGTCCGAGGAGTATTTCCCCACTCTTGAAGAATGGCAGTCCGGAAAGGTCAAACCAAGAGGTGAGAAAGTGCGAGGACCGTTCTCGGGCGTCAGATTTGTTACTAAACCCCCTATACTTCAGGCAGATGACACTGGCGAACTACCTATTATTCTCATTCTTTTCCCCACATTTAATAGAGAGCGCACCGATGGTGTCTTAGCAGATCTTGATCCTGCTGCACGAATATGGATATTTGGCGAGCCTCATGATCTCGAAAAGAATGCATACCGAATAGATATGGCTAAATGGTTTGCGGCAACGATCATGAACCCTGGTGATCCGTGGGCCCTATTGACTACGTTTGATTACAGACAGACCATGTTGGCTCTGTCGGCACTTTACGCTAAGTACCGTTTTAAAAATCGTATTGTTATCATGCCGCACGGTAGTAAGCTCCAAGACGTAGGAACCGGTTTGTTCGCAACTGTTCACCAAGTCTCTATGGTCTTTGCTATGCCTAAAACGTATGATACAGATAGATATTCACTTGGTTGCAAAGAAGTGTGGGCATTGCCTTTGGGCAATACAGAAACGCTAATATCAAAACTCAAAACACTTCGCACTTTTGAGAACGTGAGACCCGCATGAGCTTGTTGGCGCCAGTAACGAAGCAAGCATTATCCGCATATTCCTTGAAAGCGAGTGAGTTCATCATTAGCACTGTAATGCCGAGAGTAATGAAAAGGTTTGAGTTTGTTATTCATTTTCTAAAAATTTTGTTATACATTATATTACAAATCCAAAGCAGGTCATATGAACCACGGCGAGCACGGAGTCACAGAGGAAAACAGGATAAAAGAATTTTGAGTTTTTTCTACGCGTAATTATTTTTTATCTGTGTCCATCCGTGTTTAATCAATATTACATGTATTATGGATTCCCGATTAAAGATTCGGGAATGACGTTTTTAAAATAAAAGGCATAAGGCACAAGGCACAAGGCATAAGGGAAAAACCTTGTAATTCGTGGCGATAAAAAAAGGGCACAATGCATTGTGCCCCTACGTTTAATATCTTGTAATCTGTGGCTTTTCTCCGTGTCTCCGTGGTTTTTTTTTCTTTGTCCATCCGTGGTTATTGCTCCGGCGATTAAAGAATGACATTATATGACAACAAAACGAACAAATACAGCGTTTTTCAGAAATTCATATCACTGTTTAGCCGCCGAAGCAATAATCAGTATTACATGTATTATGGATTCCCGATTAAAGATTCGGGAATGACGGAGTTACAGGGACTCCCGACACCATGCCGGGATTTCAGCACCGGGAACCGCAGATGCATTAACAGATATAAATTTAATAGAACGCGGATTTTCGCGGATCGGACGGATTTTCGCGGATTTTTTTATTTATATCTTGTTGAGTGTTAACGTTTAATAATTCCGGTTATCCAGTTTGATAAGTATTGAAACCTTTTAAACCTGAATTGATAATTTCTTCCGATAGTATGTGATCCCCCCTTCCTGCGGCATCCCCCCTTTTTAAGGGGGGGAGAAGCGGCTTTTTTGGCGTTTTCATCCCCCTTTCTTTTATAAGGGGGACACGGCGACTCGACGCGCTGCGCAGCGTCGCAGCAGGAGCCGAGGGGGATCAATCATGTTAGCTGATTTAACCGGATAACCGTATTATTAAATTCTTATATATAGTACATATAATATATTGAGCCAATTGCAAAAGTCGTTCTACAAATGTTAAAAAGGAGTCTTTTTTAACTACAGCCCCCTAACCTTCGGTCCCTTGCTCTTCGCGGCTCTACGCTTCGCTTCGTGACCCCCGGAGAGGGCACGGGAAGTCGTTGCGCCACGGTTAGTTCCTGCCCCACCGGGGGAAGGATGTCCGCAGGACAGGAAGGGGGCTTTTTCTAATAATTCGGACTTTTTGCAAACACCTCTATTATATGAATTCGTGTCTTCGTGTCTTCGTGTCTTCGTGGTTACATATTTTCATGAATAATCAGGGTTAGTGGTTTTCGTTTGATTTTTTTGAAGATATGCCGTACTATTTCTCAGTATACGAGTTCATTCCCATGAATCACCGGGGCTTTATCTGATGTAACATAAAAAGGCAGTATTTCATGAGCGGAAAACACGGATTCCCTAAAACGGTTATAAAACTCGGCTATCTCAGTTTTTTCACCGACATGTCGAGCGAGATGATATTCCCGCTTCTGCCGGTATTTCTCAAGTCGCTCCCGGGTGGCGGCCCGTTTGTCCTCGGCATTATCGAAGGCATCGCGGAATCGACAGCATCATTTCTCAAGCTTGTGAGCGGGCTCTGGGCTGACAGGATAAAAAAGCGAACGCCGTTCGTTGTGGCCGGATACGGCATTGCAAGCGTGGTCCGTCCCCTCATAGCTCTCGCCACCGTGTGGCCCGCAGTGCTCGTCCTCCGTTTCCTCGACAGGGTGGGCAAGGGACTGCGAAGCTCTCCCCGTGACGCCATAATCGCCGACGAGGTTCCCCCGGAGCGACGCGGCGCCGCGTTCGGTCTCCAGCGCATCATGGATCATGCAGGCGCAGTGGCCGGGCCGGTAATTGTTTTCCTGCTCATGAACCGGCTCGGTTTCTCGATCCGTCATGTGATCATGTTCGCCGCAATCCCCGCCGCAGTCGTTCTCGCCATTCTTTCGACGCTTCGGGAGCCGCCCCATAAAGAAACGCCCGCGGAAATTCCCTCACCAGCAGAGAAAGCTGTCATGTCACGGGATTTCAGGCTGCTCCTTGCGGCGGTGCTTGTTTTCACTCTCGGAAATTCCTCGGATGCCTTCCTGCTCATGCGTCTGTCGAATGCCGGTGTGGACGCCCAGTATGTCGCCCTGCTCTGGGGGCTTCACCATGTTGTCAAGATCGCCGGGGCCTGGTTCGGAGGCAGAACATCCGATGTTCTCGGACGCAAAGCCCTCATGATCACAGGACTCGGCCTGTATGCTCTCATTTATGCGGCGTTCGGGATGATCGGGTCGGGTATGGCGCTCGTTGTGATATTCATCGTGTACGGCGCTTCAATCGGGATACTCGAACCGACCGAGCGGGCCTGGGTTTCGGAGCTTACCGCAGCCGACAAACGGGGAACGGCGTTCGGGGTTTACCATGCATCCATCGGATTCGGAGCGCTGCCAGCCAGTATCATGTTCGGATTTCTCTGGAACCGTTTTGGACAGGGAACAGCGTTTATAACCGGCGCGGGGCTTGCGTTTGTCTCCGCGGTTATCGTGATGTTTGTCCGGCAAAGACAAAGCCCGAATCAATAAAAGGAGTATCTGTGTCCGGGTAAAAATGGAATAAAC from bacterium encodes:
- a CDS encoding MFS transporter; protein product: MSGKHGFPKTVIKLGYLSFFTDMSSEMIFPLLPVFLKSLPGGGPFVLGIIEGIAESTASFLKLVSGLWADRIKKRTPFVVAGYGIASVVRPLIALATVWPAVLVLRFLDRVGKGLRSSPRDAIIADEVPPERRGAAFGLQRIMDHAGAVAGPVIVFLLMNRLGFSIRHVIMFAAIPAAVVLAILSTLREPPHKETPAEIPSPAEKAVMSRDFRLLLAAVLVFTLGNSSDAFLLMRLSNAGVDAQYVALLWGLHHVVKIAGAWFGGRTSDVLGRKALMITGLGLYALIYAAFGMIGSGMALVVIFIVYGASIGILEPTERAWVSELTAADKRGTAFGVYHASIGFGALPASIMFGFLWNRFGQGTAFITGAGLAFVSAVIVMFVRQRQSPNQ